CAGCAGGGTTCCCTCTCAGAGTCCTGGAGTCACAAGCCTGAGTCGGGGTGTGAGCAGGCCCTTGCTCCTGGGAGGGCTCCGGGGTAAGGGTCCCCCAGGTATCCTGGGCTTGTGGCCACAACCCTGCAGTCTCTGACTCCGTCCTCACACAGCTTCTCCTTGGTGTCTCTGTCTTCACCTGGCGTTTCTCTCTGCTTATAAGGACACCCTGATCCAGCCAGTCATTGGATCAGGGCCCAGCCTAATGGCTTCATCTTAACTGGATCACACCTGTGAAGACCCTAGTGCAGGTGTGGTCGTAGTCACAGCTGACAGGGGCGAGGACTTCACATGTTTGGGGGACACTGTTCGACCCCCAGCAGTCGTCCTCAGTGTCCAGGGCACTAACAAGGGGGAGGGCGAGCCGGGGGCGTGGCCGGGCTAGCTGGGAGCAGAAACCCTTGCGCTTCTGAAGGGTTTGCGCAGGGTTGGCTCCCAGAAAGGGCCTGGGGTCTTAGCTGCTGACTTGGCCGGGAGACGCCTAGCGCTCTGGAGGCTGCTGAGCGCCTGTCCGAATTAAAGCGATTTCGGTGGAGTGTCTGGCAGTCTGTTCACATCACTGATTTGGGGGTTTCTTGCTCTCCAGCTGGAAAACGGCTGGAGGTGGTCACCGAGGTTGGAGCCTAGAGGGGGTCCAGAGGCCTTGCTGAGATGGAGGCCGGCCCAGGACCACACGTGGCTCCTGTCACCCAGGGAAGCTGGCAGGGACTCGGTGAGACAGGGTACCTAGGACGACGCACTCACTCAGCAAGGATGCACGACGGCCTGTGGTGTGCCAGGCCCCGTGCTCAGGCCGGGGTGGAGTGGTGGGCCGGCCGGACAAGACCCCTGCCCACGCTCTCCTGGCAGGGGAGGGTTCAGGGTCGTCGTGCTGGCCCCTGTCAGCAGCCTGCCCATCCTCAGACCGTCTGAGCCCACGTACAGCAGCCCCTGCACGTGGCCCCCGGCTCGGACCGAGTGGTCTCCCAACTAGGCAGGAGCCCTTCTCTTCTCAGCCGGGCTGTTTTTCAGTTACAAAGTGAAGGAGTTTATCAGACGGTGGAAACGACGTCTAAAAAGTGGCAAtttctcttcctgtctctggGGGAAGGCGAGTATGGGTCACCGGTTTGTAAAGGGGCAGCTGTGAAAGGGAGCCAGTGGGGTGGTCTCCTGTGCCCCGGACCGTCGTCCCTACAGAGTCCAGCGCAGGCGGCCTCAGGCCAGTCGCCACCCTGTGGGGGACGCCATCCCGTGTGCGTTGGACGGCTTAGCCGCGAGGGCCTCCTGGCTGCCTGGGACTCGCATTCGCCCAGACGTCAGGGAGTGGGAGGGTGTTAGCTGAGGTGGCAGGAGCCCAAACTTTGTTCTTTGTAGTTTGCTTGTAGCACTTTTTAAACAGAGGTTTAACAGGCGTTCAGGGAGAGGCGCGCACATCCTGACCACCGACCACCAGGACTCGGGGCGCGGCACCGCCTGTCCCCCCACAGGTTCTCagccaggccctgcacacaccgcTTCCAGGGGCCTGCTCCCAGTGGGGTCCACGGCGGGGTTGCTCCCAGTTGGGGTCGTTTCGGGTAGAGCTGCTGGAGCATCCCTGTCATGCCTACAGGCCCGGGCCACGGATTCTGAGCCGTTTCCAGAGCGGCGAGTGCTTAGGGGTGCCGTCTTCCCAGGGCCACGTGGGAGACCGTGGAGGTCCCGCCTCGGGActcctgagaggctgcctcctcgGTCGACCGGCCAGCAGTGGGTTTGGAGAGGGCGTCGCCTAAGGAAGGGGGCAGGCGCCAGTCCCCGTCCTGGGAAGAGCAAACCCGCAGCTGCCTGGCGGCCCCCGAGGGTCCCCATCCCAGCGGGGCTCTCCGCCTCCCTTGGGCCGCGGGGCCAGCTcctctggggtgggaggtggaaaGGGGGGGCTCGACAGCAACGGCCCCTCACTTGGCCAGCCTGGTCTGTGCTCAGAATTCAGGGTACCCTCGTCAGCGTTGTCCCTGTCTCTGGACCCAAACCCAAATAGTATCACGCGGACACAGGCCGAGTTCAGGAAAGGAGCCCTGAGAGCACGGAGCAGCCTTGATTCCAGCTCCCCCGACGCGGTCCGGAGGGCGGCACGGGGGCGGGCGGCAGAACCCAGGGGCAGGGCGCCGCTCCCAGCCCCTGACCCCCGccagctctgtgcctcagtttcagcACCCGGACGCTGCGGGCTGTGAGGGTTGAGTTCACGTATAAAATgcttacagagaaggaaatgtaGAAGAAACCACAAAGACAGACATGTACGAAACCAGCTGGGATCGGGTGTTGAAGCTTGGTGGGAAGAGAGGCGTCTCCTGGAGCGAGCTGGGCCCGAGGTCAGGCAGCGGGCAGTGTGGGTGCTGATGGTGCCCCTGGGCTGGTCCCCAAGGGCCCATGGCTGCCTCCGTGGAGACTGCCGCTGGCCTCTGGGCCCTGTAAACGAGGTCCCAGGCGTGCAGGCGCCGTCGGGCCTCACCTGGGAAATTACCTGAGGAAGCAAGCCTGAGAAAGCCACGCGGGACTGCTGCCCGGGGCCTgcgagcccagccctgccctgcggGGCAGCACACGCACGCCTGTCCGGGGCGTTCCCGTCTCCGCCAGGCCGGCTTCGCTTCCCGGCACAGGTCCTGCACGTCCGCCTGCAGTGGGGCACCCTCTCAGGACAGGGCCTGCCTCATCACCCACCGTGGAGCCGGTGGGCACCAGCCCCTACCCCAGGCCTCCTTGGTTGCTGCGTGTCTGGCCTGAACTGGGAGAGATGGCCTGACCCTGCCAGGCCTCGTCCGGACGCCAGGGGTCCTGCTGCGGGGAGGGTCCCGTGAGATGCTGCACAGAACGCGGCATCTGGGCAGGCCGCAGCTTCCGGGAGCGGCTCAGCGGCGAGGCTCAGCCTCTTAGGAAATGGCCGCGCTGTTGACACGTGGGCCCTGGACACCTGCCCAGCCCAGGCTGGGCGCGAGAGCCGCACTCCTCCATCTCGTAAACCACGTAAACCACGGCGACCTGAGCtccaggagggggtggggcagcagGGCCCGCCTTCTTGGCTTCTTTGGCTTTCCCTGCCTGCGGCCTTGGTGGCAAGAACCTGGGTGTGTGATCTTGACCTGAGGGCGCAGCCTGCGCAGGGTTTCTGGGCCCAGTGCCAGGTGGGAGGCTGCCCTCCCGAGCTCCCTGTGTGCTGGGTGCTGGTAAGGCGCCCTCCTGGGATGGTTTTAAACCAGACCAAACACCCGGTTTGTCTCTGGGACAACCCCAGCTCTGTCAGCACCTCAGAGGGCTGAGGGGAGCCCCCGACTGTAATCGGGCAGCCAATCTTTGGTTCCCTTTTGTGGTCACCGGGACACACTCCTCCCCGACCACCCAGCACGTCTGGGGGTCTCTAGCCTTCAGCCTCAGGCCTGACGTAAGGCCATTTGTGTCCCCTCCCGAGGAGTCGCCGAGGCCATCTCCCCAACCCAGGGGGCCTCCTGACCACACAGCCACACATCTGTGTTCAGACTCCCCTCTGCGTGGGTCTAATAGAAGCGCTTTCCTCCCTGTCCCTGGGCAGGGTTTGGCTCCGGGAAGAATTCTGGCCACCAGGCCCGGACGGTGCTGAGGAGGGGCTGTAGGTTGACGGGTTTCTGGCTCCTTTATGCTCCCAGGGGTGAgctgagaggcaggaggcaagggCAGGGGAGCACCGCAAGCTCAGAACGCCTACTGTGCTTCCGCCAGGCGACAGGCCCAAGCAGCCGCCTCCCTGACATGCATACCAGGACTGCTGCTGCCCTGGGAGCGGGAGGGCCACGTGTGAACTGAGCCTCAAGTCAAGGGGGACGTAGCCATGGGAAGATCTGGAGAAAGAAGGTTCCAGACCGAGGAAACAGCCCCTGCGAGGGCCCTGAGGCCGGGGATGGGGGCTGGTGCGGGGAGGGCGGCCCAGCCGAGGGGGAGAGGCTTCTGGGTGTCCTGGGCCAGGGGCAGCACCCTGAGGCCCTGCCGTGTCCTCTTTACAGAAGGCGCGCAGGCTCCCAGCGCTGCTCCCTCGAGTTTCTGGAAGATACGGTGGGGTGTGCCTCGGTTCAAAGGTAAGGAGCCCCGCCTGCCGCTTGCACCCCCGTCCTTTCTCCTGGGGCCAcagaggctcccaggaggggaagaGTGACCTGCTTTTCACCTGCAGAACCAAACATATGTCTGGATCCCCAAGACACAAAGGCCTGAAGAAGATGCATTTCATCAAGAACATGAGGCAGTACGACACCAAGAACAGCAGGTGCCAGCGCgtgccagcccagcccagccctggggctGCCCACCGTGTCCTTCCTCGAGCCTGGGGGGTCCGGGGTCCTGCCCTCGCCAGCAACCCTTTCTTCCTTCGGTGCGCTAAGGAAGTGCTCGCCCACACGGCCCAGCCCGTGTCCCTTCGGAAGTggaccctcctccccatcccaccctcttCCCTTTGTATTCACCAAACGCTGGGGTCCACAGCACGTCCTGGGCGAGGAGCCATCTGGCCACCACAGCCTTGAGTAGAAGTCTAAGACACAGGGACGTTGGAAACACAGTGGGAACAGGCCGAGTGGCCGGCTGTGTCTGGGAGAGAAGGGAACACAGAGGGCATCTGGCTGCCCTGAACTGGGCTGCAGGGTGAcagccagtgcccagcacagcccTCCGAGGCCCTACATCTGTAGAAGCCCCGTCCCTCCTGCCCCGTGTCCCTCACGCTCCGCCCTCCTGGCCTTGAGGCCATCGTCCTGACCCACAGCGTCTCCAGACCGTTGCCCTTCCTGCTGGAGGCCGTGCCCAGCCACCTACCAGGCAGCCCCGGTCGGGCAGTGCTGCGTCTTCCCTGCGGTGGCTGTAGCTCGGACGGTCCTGGACCCCCCAGCGTGGCCCCCAGCATGACGGGCTCGGCCCCGGAGCAGGCCCCCCGGAGACTGAGCGCCAGGCTGGCTTCAGCGGGCCCTGGGTGCCCAGGGTCCCAGCCAGGGAAGGGGGTCTTCCACCGTCATCCTCCCTGCTGAACTGGGGCCGGGCTGGGCAGAGCCATGCCCAGAGGAAGGAAAGGCCATCCTCCCTGCTGCGCGCCACACGCAGTGGCCCCTCTCGGGCCCCTTTGTCTCGGGACATGGAACCGGGCGCTTTCTGATGCCGTGAGGCTCCAACCCCGCTGGGATGCCTGAGGATGGGCTTCCCCGACCAGCCGTCCTCGGGCATGTGCCTCTGCCTCTGGTGTCTGCACGGCCTGGCCTCTCCCGTGTGAACCGCCATCCCGGGCGTCCCAATGCCTGGGGCAGTTCCCATCTGAGTCTAGGCAGGAGGGGAAACGCCTGCCGCCCTGCCCTGACCCCGTCCTTCCCGCAGGATCGTGCTCATCTGCGCCAAGCGGTCCCTGTGTGCAGCCTTCTCGGTCCTGCCCTATGGAGAAGGCCTGCGTGTCAGGTGAGCGGCTGGTCCGCACCGGCCGGGGGCTGCACACCGTCACTGCCTCACACGGGGCCAGTGGAGCAGCTTCTGCCGAAGCTGCTTGAGAGCTCGAAGGCCATTTGGGTCCTGGTCCTCGGGGAGGGGCGCATCCGCACTGTTACCTCGTTTGGGCTGCTAAGCGTAGGTGCCTGGGACGTTCCTCCTGGTGGGACACAGCTGTGCATCACGTGAGCAGTCCGGGCAGCTGTGCCCAGCGCACAGCCCCGGGAAGAGGGAGGTGGCTGTCAGGGTGGGGACGGCGCGGCGGGACCTGTGTGCCCGAGGGTGTGGCTGCAAGTGGGCGCACCCCTGGGAAGTGACTTGGGGTGAAACCGAGGTCGGCCCACCACCCGGGAGATTGAACAGGAagggcctggggctgggaaggAGCTGAGACACAGAAGGCTCTCACAGCGGGAGTCCTCGGGACCCCTGCTGAGGCTGCTGCGGGCTCCTGGGGCTCGGCTCCCTGCCTGCGCGAGGTCGGGGCCGGGGCCGACAGCTCTGTCCCATCCCGTGCGTTGCAGTGACCTGAGGGTGGACAGCCAGAAGCAGAGGCATCCGTCCGGCTGCATTTCCGTGTCTTCAGAGATGGTTTTCCAGTTGGAAGGCGTCGAGCTGGGGGCGGATGGAAAGGTAGGAGCAGACGCCGGGGTTAGGGGGCAGGGGCCTTACTTATGTCTGTCAAGGAAGTAGACTCAAAGTTGTGTTTCACTTGAGTCCTCGAAAACGTAAGGTCCCACGGGAGGAAGCCACGCAGCGTGTGCAAACGGGCCGGTCGCCTGGTGGGGGCCTGGTGATGATGGGAGGTGGGGGCCCCCGAGGCAGGGAGGAgctctggctgcagagcccagATGAGGGGCGGGGCGTTCTGGAACCTGCAAGCGGGGAGCAGTGTCAGCCCTGGGTGGCGGGAGCTGCAGCGGTCAGGAGGGACCTGGCTGGACCTCTGGTCCTGGACGGGGCGGCGGGGCTAAGCCCGATGCACTGCCTGCCAGGTTGTGTCTTACGCCAAGTTCCTGTACCCCACCAACGCCCTGGTCACGCTCAAGCTGGACAGCCACGGCCCGCCGCCTCAGCCCCGGCCCAGCGCCCCCCGCGCTCTGCTGGGGCCCAGATGCAAACCCGTCCCGCCCAGGGCGGCGCCAGCTGGCTCGGAACTAGGTAGCCCAAGGGCCCTGACCGGGGACAGGGCAGGTGGCCCAGGGCTTTCCACCCGAGCCCACGGTCCTCAGCCCGAGCGTGGGGAGCGGGTCCGCCGCAGCCTCTCAGGAGGGGGGCCCCCAGAGCGCACGCCCTGTGCTGCGCCTGAGTCCAGCCGCAGAGAACCTGCACCCACCGATGGCTCTGGGCGGGGGTCCCCCTCATCAGGACGTCCTCCCCGACCCCGGCCCCCGAGGAGGGGGGCCACGCCTGGAGCCCCCGACCCCGCTCTCCTTGCCCCACGATGACACCCTCAGCACAGCTGCTGCCTGGCACTAGGCCAAGCTCGGCCAAGCCGCTCACCGGGGCTTGTGGTGGGTCAGGGCTGCCCTCTGCTCACAGGGGCCGACGCGGGGGATGCCCTGGAGTACAACCCCGACCTCCTGGATGACCCTCAGTGGCCCTGCGGCAAGCACAAGCGCGTCCTCATCTTCGCGTCCTACATGGTAGGGGTGCCACCCGGGGCTGGGCTGTGGGCCGCCATGGGGGGGCAGGGGCGGCTGCGCACCCGGGGCCCAGCCTCACCCATGTCTCGGCACCGTCCTCGCAGGCCCGGCGCCTCACAGTCGTAGGCCCAGGTGGCGTGCAGACGCCCCTGGGACTGCATGGGGACGGTCCTTCTCCGTTGCAGACCACGGTGATAGAGTACGTGAAGCCCTCCGACCTCAAGAAGGACATGAACGAGACCTTCCGGGAGAAGTTCCCGCACATCAAGCTGACGCTGAGCAAAATTAGGAGGTGAGGAGGGCGGAGGCGGGCGTCTTCGAGCCCGCTGCCCGACAGGGCCTTCCGCAAGCTGCTGCTAGGCCGGCTCTACGTAGACTCCTGAGCTTAATAAAGGGACGCGCCCCTCCTCAGCCCCTTCCCGCTGTCCAGCCAGGCCAGTGCCAGCAGCTCCCCTGCCGCTCCTCACTGGCGCCCACAGCCCCTGAGCCAGGCCCTGTGACCGTCCCCGCTTGATAGGTGAGAAGGTTGAGGCCCCACAGCCAGAGGTCCAGACTCTGCCTCGGCACGCcgcaccacagggcctttgcactgcccttccctccccacacGGCCCCCTCACTGCCACAGGAGCACAGGGACTCTGTCCTCCGGGGGGGTCCCCTTGAGGACAGTTGGGTGCCGCGGGCCCAGCTGAGGGCCGAGTGGAGACCAAGACCAGCCTGCTGCCCGCCCACCAAGCCGTGGGCCCTAGAGTGGGCCACAGCGTCTGGGAGGAAATGGCGCTTTTCTAGTGGTCCAAAGGCACACCCCTCAAGCAGGGACGTGGCCGCCTCCTGGCCCCAAAGCCCTTGGCTCCCGTGTAAACCCGCAGTTTGAAACGAGAGATGCGGAACTTGTCTGAGGAGTGTGGTCTGGAGCCCGTGACAGTGTCCATGGCCTACGTGTACTTCGAGAAGCTGGTCCTGCAGGGCAAGCTCAACAAG
The DNA window shown above is from Kogia breviceps isolate mKogBre1 chromosome 14, mKogBre1 haplotype 1, whole genome shotgun sequence and carries:
- the CABLES2 gene encoding CDK5 and ABL1 enzyme substrate 2, with translation MAAAAAGGSPGQSPGPAARAAPQALRRRGDSRRRQAALFFLNNISLDGRPPSLGPGGEKPPPPPPPAEAREPPAPPPPPPPPPPAPPAGLPLPGPAGRASAPQGLLSPAPAPAGLGLGLSLGLDGQRQRRRAGSQRCSLEFLEDTVGCASVQRTKHMSGSPRHKGLKKMHFIKNMRQYDTKNSRIVLICAKRSLCAAFSVLPYGEGLRVSDLRVDSQKQRHPSGCISVSSEMVFQLEGVELGADGKVVSYAKFLYPTNALVTLKLDSHGPPPQPRPSAPRALLGPRCKPVPPRAAPAGSELGADAGDALEYNPDLLDDPQWPCGKHKRVLIFASYMTTVIEYVKPSDLKKDMNETFREKFPHIKLTLSKIRSLKREMRNLSEECGLEPVTVSMAYVYFEKLVLQGKLNKQNRKLCAGACVLLAAKISSDLRKNDVKQLIDKLEEKFRFNRRDLIGFEFTVLVALELALYLPENQVLPHYRRLTQRF